The following is a genomic window from Nitrospinota bacterium.
GTTCTGCACGAGAAAACGGAAAATCGGTTTTCCCGGAGTTGTGACTCGTGAAACGTTACGACAAGGTATTGAATACATCCGCAACAATCCTGAAATCCGTGACGTAATCATGTCAGGTGGGGACCCGCTTCTTGTCCCGGACAAAGAGCTGGATCGAATTCTTGGTGAACTCCGCTCCATCCCACATCTTGAGATCATCCGTATAGGGACACGGGTTCCAGGAACTCTTCCAGCCAGAGTGACTGAAAACCTGTGTTCAATACTGAAAAAATACCACCCGCTGTATTTCAATATGCATTTTAACCACCCTGCGGAAATCACTCCCGAAGTGGAAAAAGCCTGTGCCATGCTTGCTGACATCGGCATCCCGTTAGGGAGCCAGACGGTTCTTTTAAAGGGGGTCAATGACAACTCACAAATCATGAAAGAGTTGATGCTAAAATTGCTGAAGAATCGCGTCAAACCTTATTACATCTACCAGGCTGATATGACAGAGGGGACAGACCATTTGCGCACCTCGGTACAAAAAGGACTCGATATAATTAAAGACCTCATGGGTCATATATCAGGAATGGCTGTGCCTTATTTCGTTATTGATGCCCCGGGCGGTGGCGGCAAAGTAAGACTTCTCCCTAACAGCGTTATCGAACACAACAAGGATGAAGTGGTCATCACCAACTATGAAGGAAAAGTATTCCGCTACAGTCAGCATAATGGCAACGGTTCATCCGGCAAAAGCACCGATACCAAATCAAAGCATCAGGACATGTGCCAGCTCCCAGCCTGAAAAATTCTCAACCCTCATCAACTTCCTGTTAAAATATCGCCAGCAGTTCAAGCTGTTAACAAAACAATCTTGAGCTCAAACAGGCGGAAGCTTTGAACCGTTTTCACTCCTTAAGAGAACCCATTCTCCTTTTTTTAGTGGGCGTCTGCCTGAGTATTTCCCAGTTCGTTATGATCCGGGATTCAACAATCTCGCGATTGGGATAAGGCGCTGACAAATTATTCAAGAGCAGCTGAACTCAATGCAAATAATCCGTATATTTATAACAACATAGGGGTTATCTATAAAGAATTGAGGCAATATGAACGCGCAATCGAGGAATTTCTGAAAGCCATTGACCTAAATCCCGATTATGCTAAACCTTATAACAATATTGGCGTGGTATACTATGCAAAAAAAGAGTACCCAAGTGCCATAAGAAATTACCAGAAAGCAATATTAATAGACCCTGAGAACCTGGAAGCAATGAATAATCTGGCCGTAGCTTATAAACAAACCGGTCAATCAGATCAATCAAAAAACGTTTTAAACAAAGCCCTTAAAATCAATCCTGCCCATGCAGGCAGCCACTATAATCTTGCTGTATTGTACGAAAGTGAGGGCAATATTGACTCTGCAATTCATTTTTATCAACGCTTTGTCGATCTGGCCTCAAGCAGTCACCCAACGTTAACAGTTCAAGTTAAAAATCATATTAATTCCCTGAGGTGAATCAAAATCAGGTAGTGGAAAACCCTTCATGTTCAAAAAAGCTTTCAAAAAAAACCTGATCGCTGGTTTGCTGGTAACTATTCCAGTAGGCCTGACCTATATGATTCTGTCCTTTGTCATCACCCGTGCAGACAGCGCCATGGAACCTGTCATAAGGAGAATATTTGGGCCTCAAGGACTGCAGTTGATGGAGAAAGCGAATATTCCTGGAATGGGCTTTCTGCTTCTGGCCTTGTTTGTGATTGGAGTGGGCCTCTTTGGTACAAACTTTATCGGGAAAAAGATTGTGGTGATGGGAGAAAACTTCCTCCACAGAATTCCAGTGGTTAGAGTTATTTACACAAGTATCAAAAAGGTAGTTGACACAATCTCTCTGGCCGACACTGCCAGTTTTCAAAAGATGGTGCTTATAACCTATCCCCGCGAACCCCTGAAAACCCTGGGGATTGTTTGCTGTGATACACCCGATGGAATTGAAGGTGTTTCCGGCGGGAAAATGTTGAATGTTTTTGTCCCCACTTCACCCAACCCCACCACAGGATTCCTGTTCATGGTTCCGGAGAAAGATGCAATTCCTTTGAAAATGTCTGTAGAAGAAGGCCTGAAAATGATTATATCTTTTGGAATGACAAATCCTGATTCGACCGAGACCTCGCCAGGCGAAAAGAACTAAAGCAGTAGCAGCTATTACCATTTAACAACTAATTGTGAAGAAGCAGAAACTACCTTATCGCTATTTGACTTCGAGTTACTTTGCGGCTTTCATTCTCTTTCCGGCCAATTTTTCACTGAGTTTTTTTGCGACTTTAACATCCACCTTGCTTAAAACCTGCCCTGCGATTTTACTTTTCATTCCCGAAACAATTTTTAAAGCGAGGTCTTCGTCAATAGCCTCGACCAAATTAGCCGCTTCCTCAGGTTTCATGCTGGAATAAACCTTAATCAAGGCATCCACATTTTCTTTGGTCTTTTCATCCTGGATTCCCATCTGTTCTTTTGATTCCATTATGCTTTTCTCTATTTTTTCCAAATCTTTCCTGACTTTCGCTTCCAGGGCTTGCAAACGAACCTCCTTTATGCGTAACTCTTCTTCTTTTTTCTTGAGTTCTCTATTCTTATTTTCTATAACTTCTATCATTCTAAATGTTTCAGGGCTTACTGCAGCCGCTTGACCGGGTAATTGAATTTTTTCTTTTTCTTCAACAACCTCTTCTTCAGGCCTAAGGGGTAACAACTTCTTTTCTTCCCGGACTTCCTCCACATTTTCATCAATCTGTTTCACCTGAGCATGGGCATTTCCTGTCTCCAGACTTCCGGAAAGGTATAGCCCCGAAAGCAAAGCTGCCGCAACCAGAACAATAAAAATATTTTCAGTCTTCATTTCACGCCCCTCTAAAATTTCTCACCCAAAGATTAGAAGCCACTTCATCCAAAACCGCAGTTTCATTCTTCTCCCTGATTTTTTGCTCTTTCAACAAGTCCCTTTCTTTTAATATTTCCATAGTCCGCCTCTTGCGCATGGCCTCAACCACTTCTTCACGCTTGGCCTCCAGCCTGGTATTAATCTCAGAAAGAATTTTCTCTTGTTTTTCAATATGAACTCGGGCACCCCTGGAAAAATTATCATACAAAATCATTGTTTCGACACTGATGTCTGATCTTTTTTTCTCACTCAGCTGATCTTTACTTGCTTCGACGGAATCCTGAATAAATTGTTTTCTATCATTCTGCCGTTGATAATGGACATTGATTTGCCCCATATCCCTTTGCAACAGGTCTTCCTGTTTTTTATTTAAGCGAAGTATGGTATCGAATCGAAAGCTCAAAGTTTAATTCTCCAGAATATTTTTCAAAGCCGTCAAGCTGGTTCGCCAATCAACACTTTCAGCAATTCCCTGCTTGAGAAATGGGATCATGAGTTCATATTTCTGAATAGCCTGGTCAATTTTCGGATTACTTCCACGAGCATAAGCTCCAATATTTATCAAATCTTCCGCTGATTTATAAGTCGCCAGGATATCTTTAAATTTCATAGATAAATCATAATGTTCCTTTGAGACCACATCAATCATCAAACGGCTGACACTGTTAAGAATATCAATAGCTGGATAATGGTTGTGTGAAGCTAGCTCGCGGCTTAGAACAATATGACCATCAAGAATTGCCCGCACAGCATCCGATATGGGTTCGTTCAAGTCATCCCCTTCAACCAATACAGTGTAAAGCCCTGTTATTGAGCCCTCACCCGTAGAAGTTCCCGCACGCTCCAATAATTTTGGTAACAGAGAAAACACAGATGGGGTAAAGCCTCGCGTAGTTGGGGGCTCTCCGACGGAAAGGCCAATCTCCCTTTGCGCCAAGGCAAAACGTGTGATCGAATCCATCATCAACATCACATCGTTACCCTGATCACGGAAATATTCAGCGATGGTAGTCGCGATGTAAGCACCGCGCAGTCGAACAAGTGGCGGCTGATCAGATGCCGCCGCAATTACGATCGATCTTTGCAGTCCCTCTTCCCCGAGGTTTTCATCAATAAACTCTTTAACCTCCCGGCCCCTTTCACCAATTAGAGCGATCACATTGATATCGGCATTGGTATTGCGGGCAATCATTCCCATCAACACCGATTTACCAACACCTGTTCCAGCAAGAATTCCCAATCTCTGCCCTTTAGCAAAAGATAGCAAACCGTTAATAGGACGCACCCCAATATCCAGCGGCTCCCTGAGACGTTTTCGCTCCAGCGGATTTACCGGGTTGCCCATCAGAGGATAGTCTGCACCAACCGGAATCGGCCCTTTGCCATCAATCGGCAAACCGTTTCCATCAATAATTCTACCTATTAACGCATTACTCACCTGGTAGGTGGGATGTTCTTCCTTGGACTCAATTATACTGCCAGGCTCTATACCAACAACATCTCCCAAGGGCATTAGTAAAGTGCTTTTATTCTGGAAGCCGACCACCTGGGCCAACACAGGCGGGCGATTACCAGGATATATGGTGCATATGCTTCCCACGGATACAGCAGGTCCATCACCCTCAATAATCAGACCAATGATACGGTTAACCCTTCCGGTTTTCTTTACGAAATCGGTTTTATGAATGAACGAACTATATTTTTTTAAATCAATGACAGAGCTCATAATCAGTTAATTATTGTCTTCGGGTGGTTCCGTTTCATCATCTTTATTCTGTGTTGGGTCCTGACCATCTACTGAATCTTCGGGCGAATTCTCATCCTGCAAGTTATTGTTGTCCGCAGAAGATTCCAAATCTTCTTCAACAAGCTCCTCGGCCTGTTCATTTGCCGCAGAAGATAATTCCTCCGGTAATGCAGGAGCAAGATTCAGGATGCGGTCCATTTGCTCACCCAGTTTATCAATCTGTGCGTCGATCACACCAAAATTGGTCTCAACGACACAGCCACCCCGTTCAATACCAGAGTGTGCCTCAAACGTAATATTTTTTATCTCACCAAACAAATGATGCAATTCAGGACGAAAGCTCTCTGCATATCCTTTATCTGCGGGATTAATCTTGATGACCATCGATTCCCGATCAAGCACAGATTTAACCGCCAGGCGGATCATTTCCTGCACAGCATCATCGCGCGTGGAAAACTCAAAGTGGATGACCTTTTTCGCCAAACTAACCACCATTTCGACCATTTCTCGTTCCACTTTGTCATACATACCCTTACGAAAACTTGTTAAGTCTGAAATCAAGCCCTCTATCGTTTCCAAAAAAGGCTTAAATTCTTCACGGGCAGCATCTTCTCCTTTTTTAAATCCCTCAGAGTAACCTGAGTCATAGCCCTCTTTCTGAGCTTTTGACTTGATATCAGTGGCCTGCCGTTTTGCCTTATCCAGAGCATCCTTAAGAAGTTCTTTGACGCCCACTTTTGCCTTATTGACATTAGCTTGATCAAAGTTCCGGGCATTTTCCGAATCATACGTAAAATCTCTACGCATGGAAGGCTTTTCCAGGATCAGTTCATTCAACTGAAAAGCCCGCTCCTCCTCACAAGTATTATCTTGATCTACAGTTTGCGACTCAAGGTTACTCTGAGTGAATGTGTTGCTTAAATCTGACAAAGGGTTTTCCTCCTGCTATGGATATACTTACTATTTTCCTCCAACTGCTCGCACAAATAAATAATATTCTGGAGTATTTTTTCGTGCCCAATAACTTTCATCATCATTCTAGTCTAAGGTTTTGATTTGGTTTCCTTTTCCCGCATCCACTTCCTAATTACACCAGCAGTGTATTTCGGATCTTTGTTAACAAATTCAGCTACTGATTCACGGATCTCTGAGGCTTGAGAAGCCATTTCGCTAATACGCTGTTTTTCTTCTTCTTCCGGTGTTAAAATACCAGTGGTAAGTTGATCTACCTCTGGAACAACCTCAACTGTTGTTGTCATCCAGTTTATAACGGGACGAATTATTCTAGTAAAAAATAGGATAAGAAAAACAATACCGACCACTAGTTTTCCAATTTCCAATCCTAAATCAATTTGCTCTGAGCGAGAAATACTTTCTCTTTGTGTTTCTAACTCAGACCGATCAAATTGAATGTTTTCAACTTGAATTATATCTCCTCTCTCTTCATCAAATCCTACAGCAGACTTGACTATTTGTAAGTACTTATCCATATCCTCCTGCGACCTCGGTTGGTATACAAGTGGATCTCCCTGCATAGTACCATCGATCATCACCGCGACACTGAGTTTGGAAATTTCTCCAAGAGGTTTCGAAATCCTTTTAACAACCTTATTAATCTCATAATTAAATAGAGCGTTTGATTTATTTCTTTTTGCCGCTTGTCCAGAGGAACCTCCCGATTCTTTGCCAGAAGGGACTAGTGCCTGCACCCCTGGAATACCTCCGGAAGGTACAGCCCCAGTAGAAGATTCATTAATCTGATTCTCACTTCTCACAACTTGGGAGTCCGGATCATAAATTTCTTCTGTTCTCTCAACTCTTTCAAAGTCTAAAGTTGCAGAAACTTTAGCAATAACTTTTCCTGATCCCAAAGCATCCTCCAACATTTTAATGATATTCCTTTGTAGTTCCCTTTCCACCCTTGTTTTATGTTTGAAATTGGATGATGACAGCATCGCTTCCATAGAGGCTTCTTTGCCTCCGGAAAGCAAATTACCTTTCAAATCGACAACAACAACATCCTGGGCATTTATTCCCCCGACACTTGAGGAAACCAGGTGAACAATTCCCTGTACCTGCGTATCGGTGAGGGTTTTCCCGGGTTTAATTTTCAACGTTACAGAAGCTTTACCCTTGGGTTTATCCTTGCGAAACAAATTGTCTTTTGGAATAACCAGGTGGACCCGGACCTGGGCCACCGCGTCAAGGGTTTTAATTGTTCGAGTCAGTTCTCCCTGCAATGCTCTTTGGTAGTTCAGTTTTTGTACAAATTCCGTCATCCCCAAAGGAGTGTCTTCAAAGATTTCCAGGCCTACATCAGAACCTTCCGGCAAGCCTGCGCTAGCCAGTTCCAGGCGTACTTCATGCAACTTATCTGATGCTACACGAATCGTCCTGCCGCCATTGGAAAGCTCAAAAGGAATTTTCTGGTTTTTCAATTTGTCAACAATAGCTCCTGCATCTTCCTGGGAAAGATTGGCATAAAGAAGCTGGAAGTCTGGAGACTTTAACCAGAAAGACATCACCAATAAGGATGCCAGAGCTAAAGCCACTAGAGAAAGAGCCGCTACTTTCTTTCCTTGTGAAAGTTCGTTGAACCGTTC
Proteins encoded in this region:
- a CDS encoding KamA family radical SAM protein, encoding MEPWQKQLSHSAVKIEDLPFIPESQEYRQRLKKVGEIYPVRINSYFLNQIKEPNDPLWKQVVPTLEELDDYIDGETLLADPLNEEGDMPVPELVHRYPDRVLLMINNQCPIVCRFCTRKRKIGFPGVVTRETLRQGIEYIRNNPEIRDVIMSGGDPLLVPDKELDRILGELRSIPHLEIIRIGTRVPGTLPARVTENLCSILKKYHPLYFNMHFNHPAEITPEVEKACAMLADIGIPLGSQTVLLKGVNDNSQIMKELMLKLLKNRVKPYYIYQADMTEGTDHLRTSVQKGLDIIKDLMGHISGMAVPYFVIDAPGGGGKVRLLPNSVIEHNKDEVVITNYEGKVFRYSQHNGNGSSGKSTDTKSKHQDMCQLPA
- a CDS encoding tetratricopeptide repeat protein, yielding MQQSRDWDKALTNYSRAAELNANNPYIYNNIGVIYKELRQYERAIEEFLKAIDLNPDYAKPYNNIGVVYYAKKEYPSAIRNYQKAILIDPENLEAMNNLAVAYKQTGQSDQSKNVLNKALKINPAHAGSHYNLAVLYESEGNIDSAIHFYQRFVDLASSSHPTLTVQVKNHINSLR
- a CDS encoding DUF502 domain-containing protein: MFKKAFKKNLIAGLLVTIPVGLTYMILSFVITRADSAMEPVIRRIFGPQGLQLMEKANIPGMGFLLLALFVIGVGLFGTNFIGKKIVVMGENFLHRIPVVRVIYTSIKKVVDTISLADTASFQKMVLITYPREPLKTLGIVCCDTPDGIEGVSGGKMLNVFVPTSPNPTTGFLFMVPEKDAIPLKMSVEEGLKMIISFGMTNPDSTETSPGEKN
- the fliJ gene encoding flagellar export protein FliJ; this translates as MSFRFDTILRLNKKQEDLLQRDMGQINVHYQRQNDRKQFIQDSVEASKDQLSEKKRSDISVETMILYDNFSRGARVHIEKQEKILSEINTRLEAKREEVVEAMRKRRTMEILKERDLLKEQKIREKNETAVLDEVASNLWVRNFRGA
- a CDS encoding FliI/YscN family ATPase, producing the protein MSSVIDLKKYSSFIHKTDFVKKTGRVNRIIGLIIEGDGPAVSVGSICTIYPGNRPPVLAQVVGFQNKSTLLMPLGDVVGIEPGSIIESKEEHPTYQVSNALIGRIIDGNGLPIDGKGPIPVGADYPLMGNPVNPLERKRLREPLDIGVRPINGLLSFAKGQRLGILAGTGVGKSVLMGMIARNTNADINVIALIGERGREVKEFIDENLGEEGLQRSIVIAAASDQPPLVRLRGAYIATTIAEYFRDQGNDVMLMMDSITRFALAQREIGLSVGEPPTTRGFTPSVFSLLPKLLERAGTSTGEGSITGLYTVLVEGDDLNEPISDAVRAILDGHIVLSRELASHNHYPAIDILNSVSRLMIDVVSKEHYDLSMKFKDILATYKSAEDLINIGAYARGSNPKIDQAIQKYELMIPFLKQGIAESVDWRTSLTALKNILEN
- the fliF gene encoding flagellar M-ring protein FliF encodes the protein MENFLDFLRQFGERFNELSQGKKVAALSLVALALASLLVMSFWLKSPDFQLLYANLSQEDAGAIVDKLKNQKIPFELSNGGRTIRVASDKLHEVRLELASAGLPEGSDVGLEIFEDTPLGMTEFVQKLNYQRALQGELTRTIKTLDAVAQVRVHLVIPKDNLFRKDKPKGKASVTLKIKPGKTLTDTQVQGIVHLVSSSVGGINAQDVVVVDLKGNLLSGGKEASMEAMLSSSNFKHKTRVERELQRNIIKMLEDALGSGKVIAKVSATLDFERVERTEEIYDPDSQVVRSENQINESSTGAVPSGGIPGVQALVPSGKESGGSSGQAAKRNKSNALFNYEINKVVKRISKPLGEISKLSVAVMIDGTMQGDPLVYQPRSQEDMDKYLQIVKSAVGFDEERGDIIQVENIQFDRSELETQRESISRSEQIDLGLEIGKLVVGIVFLILFFTRIIRPVINWMTTTVEVVPEVDQLTTGILTPEEEEKQRISEMASQASEIRESVAEFVNKDPKYTAGVIRKWMREKETKSKP